Proteins from a genomic interval of Nasonia vitripennis strain AsymCx chromosome 3, Nvit_psr_1.1, whole genome shotgun sequence:
- the LOC103315314 gene encoding glucose-6-phosphate 1-dehydrogenase-like: protein MEKLQTNHPGDIRDAKVDLLKNTKSIALNDVVLGQYIGNPDSKDPKERIGYREEPSVPDDSLTPTFALTVLRIENERWNGVPFINRAGKGLNEKKTQVRIQYKNAEDDLHDGQAERNELVFKITGEAVEMKLVSKTPGITSDIEPINAHFTYSEEYENLNNPEAYVRLILDR, encoded by the exons ATGGAAAAACTTCAGACCAATCACCCCGGCGATATTAG AGACGCGAAGGTAGACCTATTAAAGAACACGAAATCGATTGCCTTAAACGATGTCGTACTCGGGCAATACATCGGTAACCCCGACTCTAAGGATCCCAAAGAAAGGATAGGTTACAGGGAGGAACCCTCGGTTCCCGACGACTCTCTCACGCCAACCTTTGCTCTCACTGTGTTGAGAATAGAAAACGAACGCTGGAACGGAGTGCCTTTCATTAACAGAGCCGGCAAAG GACTCAATGAGAAGAAGACTCAAGTAAGaattcagtataaaaatgCCGAAGACGACCTTCATGATGGTCAGGCTGAAAGAAACGAGCTTGTCTTCAAAATCACAGGTGAAGCGGTCGAGATGAAGCTCGTGTCAAAGACTCCTGGTATAACATCCGATATCGAACCCATCAATGCTCACTTTACCTATAGTGAGGAATACGAG AATTTGAATAATCCCGAGGCATACGTAAGATTGATCTTGGACCGATGA
- the LOC100120627 gene encoding 28S ribosomal protein S17, mitochondrial, whose translation MATQAAKGAAAQTVKYFMGKCMPSVKTNATRVQIPVFEYDDYLHMHFRKYQYIFAHDPNRLCKTGDMVLVQSLPEKMTKHITHKVIEVIMPLGDVTDPITGKKVAASVYRENIKVVNEFYGESENAFKYDKNYKRGSLEDKRDFTHKPAYKKYYEDPNDPQPYAV comes from the exons ATGGCAACACAAGCAGCAAAAGGTGCTGCGGCACAAAcagtgaaatattttatgggAAAATGCATGCCCTCGGTAAAAACGAATGCAACAAGAGTTCAAATACCTGTATTCGAGTACGATGACTATTTACATATG caTTTTAGAAAGTATCAATATATTTTTGCTCATGATCCAAATAGATTGTGCAAAACTGGAGATATGGTCTTAGTGCAAAGTTTGCcagaaaaaatgacaaaacaTATAACACATAAG GTTATTGAAGTCATAATGCCTCTTGGAGATGTAACTGATCCAATCACAGGTAAAAAGGTTGCTGCTAGCGTATACAGAGAAAACATTAAGGTAGTAAATGAATTTTACGGAGAGTCAGAAAATGCCTttaaatacgataaaaattaCAAGAGAGGATCTCTCGAGGATAAAAGAGATTTCACACACAAACCAGCTTATAAAAAGTACTATGAAGATCCAAATGACCCACAGCCTTATgctgtttaa